aatctctggtgggatttgaagaaggcggttgcagtacgcaaacccaagaatattactgaactggaggccattgctcatgaggaacgggagaagattcctcaggaacgctgccagaagctggtgtctggctgtgcatctcatttgcagcaggtcataacagcaaaaagttgctctactaagtacttaatagatgcttgccatgaaggggtgaataattttgaaactggagaagtcattataagttgtattttcagttgaatttggggaaaccacttgaagtattcgttgtgttgagctattttaattgcttttgtttgatttgtaaattctgacaataaacctgatttgcaatgggtgtcattttgattaatttaaaattttttggaataattttgattacaactgtaTGTATGAACACATTTCTGATTCTGACAACCTACAGCACAAAGTgacattttagaaaacaaaatTGCGCTTGCTGTGCTTATTTTTGCAAGTGAGGCAGGCTCTTCCTGTTTTAGGAGCATCAGAGTGCTGCGTAAGAGCGAAGGCTTATTGCTAATGGTTACAATCCCTTCCTCTGgtcacagacagacagtgagacagacaggtacacaAAAACAATTACTCTAGATTACGGGACTAGGTTTTCACCTTGGGGTCTCTGGAATGTTCTGGACACAAAACCTGAAGCCTCTTGCAGTAGGTTTTACTCTGAGGATTATACACATCACAGAAGAGTCTTGTTGCCCTGGTAACACAATAGACAGGATATTTGTAAACATTCCGTTCAAgtgtatttctttaaaatacattattaatgcTTAAATAATTGTTCTTACCCTTCTATTCGTGTTGGGAATATAGAACCAAAGGATGTCTGGCTTTCGTACTGCccatgtgaagaaaaaaaaagttgtaaaacATCTAGCATGCTTTTAACATTTGAGTAACACAAGTTACGGTGTCTGAGACTCTCATTAACTGGAGAGCTACAGAAACAGAAGGCTGAGGTGAAGGAACATCTGAGCAGATTGAAAACCTCTATATTCACCTTAGCATAACACCTCTCCATGTGTCTCATTGCCACCTTAGGGTTAATGGGGTGACTGCAAGATACACAAAAGATCTGGAGATCCGTGTCCTCGCTTTCTGTTTCATTCACCTGCAGAGGGACACAGAATACAAGCACCATTCCTAATACTTTCTTAACCAAAGAAATGCTTGTGCAGGGCCACTGGGCCAGTGACTTCCCACCTCCTCATCCTGCTGAACCACTTGCTGCTTGGCTTTAGCAATGATCCCCTCCAGCTCATGAAAACGGCACTCCATTTCAGCAAGGCGCATGCGAGCTGCCTGCTGTTCCCTACGAATTCGTTCCAGTTGCTTCCTGCCCTGCTCCTCAGCGATGCACGGACTCTGCTGCCATTGCTGGATACGCTGTGGAAGAATCTCGTAGATCCGGCTGCCAAACCAGCAAGTATAGCAAATTTATTTTGCAGTTATGTGGAAGGTACATTTAGAGACGATGAAGGGTGTCTTTAAAAGACTCGAATTTAAACATGCATAAGTAAAAAATGGGGACAGGACCCACTTGGTTGCTAGCTTCATGCCACAGTCTTCTGAGCAATATTTTGAGTTAGGACGTGCCACTTCAACACAGCTAGGGCCCAAGCACTGGTGCAAGTCTCCGGTGTAACGACCATCACTTCTGTCACTGTGCCTGATACGGTCTTTATGCTTCTGTTTTTGCTTGTGCCTGCGAGACTCCTTCTGAAAAGGGACAACACCAATGCACCGAAGACAATGACCAAGAATAAAGTTATAACACATGCATGTTCAGTATCACAACACTTGTTTTTTGTACCTTTTTGTCAAGTTTCTTCTCTCGACGCTTAACATGCTTGACTTTTATAGCTTTCTTGCACTGAGCAGGGCTGTAAACTGGACCTTCTTCATCACTGCCCCAAGGCTACACAAGAGTGACAAAAGCAGCAAGCTAAAAACGGTTACATAATGCACCActgtgttgttaaaaaaaaaaagattggtttAATCACTGACTCAGAATAACTTGAATTTTGCCATTGTATTACCATATTCTGGTCCTTGTATCGTGAGTACAGCTCCATCTCATCTTCATTATAATCATCTGAATATTGTCCGTCTCTGTGCATCCTATTTTCTGTCCTCTCATGCAAGAAAAACTCCTCATCTCGAACACGCAGCATTTTCTTAAGACATTACATTTAAAGAAACACAGGATTTAAGACATACAAGTACAAACATGGTAACTGATGTGAAGCACCACTTTTACAAGGCACTCCTGCTGTTTTTCCTGTGGTCATCAAGCTCACATTACCTACAgccaggtgacaaattaaagaaaaatccTGAATAAATGAGTGGAATTGCAGATGCTTCAACACAGATGTGCTACATTATACAAGTAATAATATCTTCCTACCATGCTAGCTATCTTCCTACCAAGCAAGTTCGAATCCTGAAGGTGCCCAAAAAGGTCTGTGTCCGAGAACCATGGGAGCAAAACTGGCTTTGATCTGGGTGGGTGCTGTGCCAGGTACTCGAGGTGCTTCACATCGTACAACACCACAATCAACTTACTCATAACAATTTACGCAATTACCCTTGCACGAACTACACACTGCCGCAGTCGACATTTTTGCCGGATTTTATTTGGGCCCCCAAATTTTTTCATGTCCTTGCAGAAGTCACACTGTGCACAGTCTTCAGTACGTCTGCAGGGTTCACACTCACCACACATGCGTGCAGAACGTTTCACCTGTAACAGAAACTTTCTactgttatttatataattataaataacatACAGCATGGGTATTTAACGGGTATTTGAATGTCAGTATACGCCAGAAAAACTTCAATATAGTGTCACAATACTGGAATATCTAACTTCAATACAATATCTTTGAAAATAATCGATATTCAATACCACGGGAGAAATTGCCACAACATTAAGGGCATAACATTGTaggtttttattaaaagaaatatacagtgggggaaatgagtattggacgcatcaacatttttttcaataaatatatttccagtgaggttattcacatgaaattttcaccagacatcagtattaacttaactaatccacaaatataatgaattcacaacattaaagtccataaataaagttatgtgtaataaagtggaatgacaggaaaaaagtattggacacactaagaaaaagcagttctccaaggtaaaGTAAGGTAAGgaaaggaaccagctgaaatctgtaagtaattataccccctatctgtgcataTTAATATCatctgggttagtaaattgatggtctataaaaaggcttttcattaccaaggtgtcacacaagaaacatctcatgatgggtaaaagcaaagagctcttccaagaccttcacaaccttattgttgtgaaacatgttgatggaatcggatacagacgtatttcaaaccttctgaatcctccagtaggCACCATTGGAGTCATTATCCaaaagtggaagcaacatcactccgttaTCAACCaaccacgcacaggagctcctcacaagatttctgaccagggagtcagaagaatagacagaagagtagcccaagagccaaggatcactcggaaagagctccagaaacacttggaggcagcaggtaccatcgtcacagagaaaacaataggcaatgcactccactgctcacgctcacccgcaagacttcattactaaagaaaaggcatgtcgaagctcatttaaccctcttacccctaagttcccacagtattatgtcccataaccctatattccccagagaaacagcacgccaaccctgagttcctgggccaaaatcaacattttaattttaacatttttaggccttgaaacaacttataataatgtatttgtgtaatattactttgaaaatgaagcagttcagtgtttttactccatttagagcacaattcttaactagagaaattacgaaaaatgctcgctaaaatccttctactcatttagaagtaccatacgagcatcagtgtggtcaatgccttttaataaattcaagtaaataataaataaataaatgcattttagcgccaaaagtcaagtttctggtgataatcagaccagcaggtagtgttttcacgaatgcacagagatggtcaggttatgactccagacccctgcagtgtcagtcacactggttgatgctgaagatgaagacggatcagggtctgaatcaggagagtttgcgtctctatcagtttcggtttcaaaatcgcctgaactttcactgctgtcactatctagaatcctcgctctcgcctgtgtaactgtgtatgttttttctttttttcactgttttagatgtacctgtgttcactgtaggtgtaactttagctggaacacgattagcttttcgctttggcatttttagttcacttctactattacaccaatattcacgcttggatcttcatcgtaatgccggcgtaataacgtaatcacgtcatgacgtcattaaccttccgggtcaaaaaataataattaattaagtaaggaatcatagcagagtaatgccggtacaccggccttacggggataacgtttacactgtaaatcctctatatcggccttacggggatttggcatagacgaccaagccagTATATTCTCCTTatgggaatagatcaaagacgggcaagccagtttttcggccatacggggtaagagggttaaagtttgctacaactcatttggacaagcctgtgaaatactgggagagtgtagtctggtcagacgagagcaaaattaaactttttggctgtcatactaaacaccatgtttggagaagaaatgtcactgcacatcaccctaaaaacactacaccaacagtgaagtctggaggtgaagcatcatggtgtgttgtttttcatcacatggtactggaagacttcatataattgaaggaacggtgaatggagccctttaccgggagattcttgagaagaatctgctgccatccaccaggatgatgaagatgagatgtgggtggagcttccagcaggacaacgatccaaaacatacagcaaaggaaactctcaattggtttcagagaaataaatcaaggtgttagaatggcccagtaagtcacctgactcgaatccaactgaacaagatttaaagacaatatgtttagaagaacggactAAAATCACAACTGAATACTGCggaacattaatttcttcatacaggaagtgtcttgatgggtcattacaaacaaagacttctccactaagtattaaatacatttcagttagcgtgttcagtacttttttcctgtcattcaactttattacacataactttatttatggtctttaatgttgtgaattctttatatttgtggatttcttcagttaatactgatatctggtgaaaatttcatgtgaataacctcattggaaatatatttactgaaaaaaaaaaaatgttgatgcatacAATTCTTATTTCCCCCAGTGTATACAAGGCTATAACATGACAATGTATACTTTTACATTAATGAAAACTTCCTGAGGTAGTGCTACTCTTTGCAACTAGCTTAGCTTTGGGATTTACAACGGGACAAGACACTTATCAACAACAGTTTACTGGGCCATCTTGTTTATTCCTTCACTGACGGTGAAATGGGAGCTGTTTCCAACTGTGTCAGTCCTCCAGGTGCTTTGTTAAATTAGTGGTTTGTTAGCACTGCTCTGTAGCATCGCTTGCATATTGGCTTGTGTCCTTCGCCTTTCAGTGTTAATTTGCCTCAAATCcgaaatattttcaaataacacTCCTGCTGTTTTCTTTATCCACCAAAATGGGCAGCAGCTCTGCACTTGCCATCTTTCTAAGGCCATAACAAAATGCTATTCAACCGATGCGAATGAGATAAGTGAGACAAGAAGACAGCACTGTGAGTAAATGAGAGGAGGCAGGGCCATTTCGGCACTGCGGTGTCTCAACTTGCTGTCAGTgagaaaagagagcgagaaagcaCAGCTGGTATCAGCGTTTCGATACTGCAGAAAATGAGTATTGAAACCGTTTCAAATATTCAGAATTGATATgcattgaagaaaaaaaaaatctatatttttgaCAACACTACTTCAATAATAGACAGGTCACAAGGACAAGGAtgtgtagtttaaaaaaaaaaaaaaaaaaagaaagaaagaaaaacaggaaaatgcTGTAACTACTCACTTTAGATCCACGGCGCTTATCCAGTTTGAAGTCTGGCACACTAGATCGTTTCTGAACTCTCTCTggttccatctctctctcacatgatTTTTTTGACCGGTATTTTAATTCAAGAGAGGGATCCATTTCTGTCAGATAAAGAAACACTAATTATGAATGTAGTTCTATTAACCCTGGATAATCCCCATGGACTGTGGAAAATTAAGAAGTTTCGTATGACATAGTATTTGCAAGAAATACTGCAGTCATATAGCCATCTTTCACTAGGACCTGTTTACCTAGCAGGTGCAGAAAGACAACGAACCCTAGTGGTTTTCTAATACACATAACTAACCTTCCATTTCACCCATTCAACATGCTGGGACAATGAGTATCACATGAGCACCATATTGTATAAAATGCCACAGTATGAGAAAAGCTTGACAGGTGTTGGACGTGACTGCAACACTCATGGAGGTATGGACCAGCACTGGGAGGGGTGACATTAACCTTTAGAACCTGGAGAATGCACACAGTGCCATCCAGGTAGCGGGAGAGTTCCCACAGCTGCATGTCTATAATGCTCAAGACAATAAGCCCCTCCTCATAGAGTGGTGCACAGTTGCCATTTGGTGTAAGTAGCACCTCAGAGCAGCCAATGGGCACAACAAGAGAACACTCTGAAGGTTTGCCTTTGTGGAAAGCTGCAAGGTCAAGCGATTGGTTTATACAACTGGGTCATTTCAGAGCCACCAACACATACAAGGTGaggcatatataatataatacagtgaTTGCTAGCAAAAAAAGCAGGTTTTAGGGGCATGCATTTCAGGTAAGCATAATGAATAGGCTTGTAAGGCGAGGCTGTAAAAGAGTCCAGCACTAGGGGTTTAACTAATAGACTTGCtcacagacaggcagatacaGCTGTGAaaaactttatattatatttatttacagtcaggtccatgCATATTTggacaattgcaattttgccattGACCATCACTATAGTGGATTTGAAattaagcaatcaagatgtaattgaagtgtagactttcagctttaattcaaggggtttaacaaaaatattgtattaaccacttaggaattacagccatttatttttaagattccCTCCGTTTTCACAGGCtgaaaagtaattggacaaactaacaatcatatATATTAGGAttgtttttaatacttggttgcgaatcctttgcagtcaatgactgctaAAATCTGGTACCCATGGACATCAAATGTTGaatttctgccttcagttttgtcttcagaaTGTGAAACATATGCACAATTAGGTTGAGGTCTCtagacatttaagaacattcaatttctttgccttaagaagccctTGGGTTGCTTAAGAGTTATGTTTTGTGTTATCCGTCTGTTCTGTGAAGCACCTTCCCATCAGtattgcagcatttgactgaatctgagcagaaagtaaagctaggtctgttttgttttttcagcctaatgatggcctccttttCTTGCATCACCACCTCTCTGAACCGCATAtagagagttcccatgaacagcttgGAATCAAGTCCAGACcatttatctccttaatttttcatgaaataatgaggatacactggccatgaaactgcttatcagtcaactgtccaattacttttcagcctgtgaaaatggaggtaCTCTTatggcaaataataataataaattaaagagctagttcacccaaaaattaAAATTCTGTTATCAATTACACACcccatgtcgttccaaacccacaAGACTTTCGATCATCTTTggaacacaaataaatacattttaatcaaaCCTGGGTgatttctgtccctctgttTCTAGTcgaagtaaccaaaactttcaagctccaaaacattcataaaggcatcgtaaaagtaatccatgtgactccagtggtttaatacCAATTTTATGAAGCAATATGAATGCTTTCTGTgtgcaagaaaaacaaaaaagcctttattcacaaaatatcgaCTTCAGATCTCCAACATGCGTTCACGAGAGAGCCACAATGCAAGCTTGTTGTGTTTACAGGAAAGCGGACATAAaaatatccatgagagctggcaaaaaaaatgcaagtcctCCTTGCTTACAATCTCGCAATACAAGGAGGACTTGCATTTTTTCTCTGCTCTTGCATGTagtgtggtggtgtacagaggcaaaattatgaaaccTGTGTCATTTATAATACTCAGGGACCTGACTGTGTATTAAGAAATGGATTACTCTCTGATACTTGATCATAAAACTAAGCTGATGATGTTTTTGAAGGGGAAgtacttttgttttaaattatgtctctctctctctcctgggcGATAAATTGTTCCTAAActataaaacaaataacaaaacgCTCACTAAATTGAGTTTATTGGGTTTGAAGCGTTAAAGTTTTTGATAAAATCATTGCACTGTGGCATATTGAATTTCCTCACACTCGGACACTATCAAGGCTAGGGTTTAATGTCGTGGTTCTTTTGACAACTTTTGGCTAAAACACAAATCCCATATCATTGGAGAAAACTCTCAacgggaacaaaaaaaaaccctgacagaACACAACGCAGCAGAGAAAATGAGGGGTGAAAAAGGATAACCCGACTTCAGCCCCAGTGGCGTATATTAGGGAATCCACACAACGCTGCAGAGATCAACGCATGGTACAGCCAGGGAACCCATCGCCTGCCAGTGTGTACATGTACACGAGGTGAGAAGGTTTGAGAGATAGAGATGGCTGTATGACCGAACACAATATTTGAATTACATACATCCGAGTCAGTTTTGGAGTGTCTTGGCATGAACACACGAGACAATTATTGTTAGAGCCCCTCACAATTAGAAGGGTCAGAAAAGAACCTCATCTCAGCTTTATGTGGAGTTTCTCCAGCCATTCTAAAATGTAGCAAACATCTTGCAAATGACTATGTTGCGATCCTTTTGACTGAACAGAAGAGGATGGGCTACTTACCCTGACACTGCTGGCAATACCACTCTCTGATACCCTTTGCCATTTTCTCAGTCATGTTTATGCAATGTCCATGGAACCACTCGTTACAGTTATCACAGCCACTGTGGACACAAGACCGAGTAAACTAGtacaaaagacaaaatacacatacaggtgcatctcataaaaaaagttcatttttccccataatttatttcaaaaagtggaactttcatgtattctagattcatcacacaaagtgaaatatttcaagccttttttttgttttaatcttgattatggttcacagctcatggaaatcaaaaatccagtatctcaaaatgttACAATAAAAAGAGTGCATaaaatttatgcactcaatccTTGGTCGGAGCTATTTTGCCCAAATTACTGCATCACTGCGGCGTGTCATTGATgtaatcagcctgtggcactgctgaggtgttctggaagcccaggttgctttgatagcggccttcagctcgtctgtattgttgggtctggtgtctctcgtagattctctatggggttcgggtcaggcgagtcggctggacaatcaagcacagtaacaccatggtcagtaaaccggttactagaagttttggcactgtgggcaggtgcagagtcctgctggaaaaggaaatctgcatctccataaagctcgtcagcagatggaagcatgaagtgctccaaaatctcctggtagacgctgcatcgactctcgacatgagaaaacacagtggaccaacaccagcagatgacatggcacctcaaatcatcactgactgtggaaacttcacactggacttcaagcagcttggattctgttcctctccactcttcctccagactctggaaccttgatttccaaattaaatgcaacatttactttcatctgaaaagaggactttggaccactgagcaatggtccagttctttttctccttagcccAGGTAAGACACTTCTGACATTGTCTCTGGTTCAGGAGTGGGTTGACACTAGAAATGTGACATTTCTGAttataaatgctttattctcatattttgagatactggattttttttttatttccatgagctgtaagccataactgtcaagattaaaacaaaaaaaagcttaaaatgtttcactttatatgtaatgaatctagattatatgaaagttccactttttgaattaaattacaggaaaaaaaaaaaagtacttttccacgatattctattttttttgagatgccCCTATACACACAGGCTGCAAACGGCACTAAAGAAAACTGCACATTGATCTCACATCATGAAACAGTTGATGTCTGGTTTCCGGCAGATGCAGTACAGAGGTGGTTTCTCATCTTCTACACTGCTGTTGTCCACTGCTGGCACTTGGTCCATATCGGAAATCTCACTTTCCTTAAGGTAGTGAAACAAACATGTGGTGATTATTAATGAACTAGTCCATTACAAAAACAAGATAACTCATTTCTTTCTTGCTGTGCCTTAACTATGTTTTCCAAAGCAAAGCCATCAGCTTATTTAGGGTGCTAAATACtatacacaaaatgtatgatATTTACACTCTGCACATAATTaagcaaacagaaaaacaacaccTCATTGGCTGAGGATTGTATCAGGCTGAAAACGTCCTTACAAAGCTTTCATTCACTGGGAGGAAAGGCAGCGATGTAGACTGCTGTTAAGGACGCAGTGTTTAAATGTCTGTTATCATTTCCTTATACAgatttttacatgtaaaatcaCTGAGACGCAAATGACACCACAATAATAGCCACCCTGCCTGGAGCATTCCTCCTGAGGAGAGAgtgtataaaatatttcatttggtGCTGAGACTTCTGCTAAATAATTAGAAACTGCATAATAATTaatccattttatttacattcctGTTAATTATCAGGGCTGGTTATATTAGCTAAAATATCCGAGTTACACTCGACTAGCTGACAATCAAACTGACAAGACAAATCGTCTAGTCAGTTATGAACAAACGCCAAAATTACTTCTTATTATACAACAAGGCAATGACTCAAAACTATACACTAATTCACGCCGAAGtttacttgtgttttttttgtagaacTTGTCCTGTTAGCTCTGGTTAGCACACTCACCATCGGCGCAAGTTAGCTGGGATTTACGCAGTTCGTTTTATTCGATTAAAACACTCTTCAACAGACGGTCGTCTTCTAGCTTTAATTTGGTTGTAATCTTAAAACCTGTTCAGCTCTTCTTTATACGTAAGCATGGGAGTATGaataacaaaaattaaacattttcccccccttcctattcttcttcttcttcttcttgttttacGCCGGTTGGCAAACCAGCTTTTGGTGCATTTCCGCCACCTACTGGTTCGGAGTGTGGAGCATCAATGTGAAGgcaaaaaaagggggaaaaaaactaaaataaataaataaataaatacacctaACCGACTATATCCTTCTTACGACGGCGTTTTAGTCCcacgtaaaaaataaataaattaagattACGAGATTAAAGTCGTAATATTGTGAGAATAATGTCAATATTACACCACAGTAAAGTTAGTTTTATAGTGGACATTCGCAGATTCGAGATTCGCTCTTCAAtttcccaataaataaatatacaaaaaggACAACATGTGTATTAAATTCAGTTATACTTTATTTTCTGTCCATTCCAGAGCAAGGAGAtgcacattttgtcatttttatatttcctGAGAAATCGAAGAGCGAATCTCGAATATGCACCGAATGTCCAATCCAAATTGACTGCATTGGTCCACCGTTAAACTAATCTAAATTCACTGGCGCAGACCTACTTGTACACGACATCACTTCAAACACATTCACGTCAAAATTACGACTTTATTCTCGTATTACTACGAGTCTATTCTCGTAATTTTGATTTAATTCGCGAAATATTACGACTTTAATCTAACAATGCTACGACTTTATTCTCGTAATTGTTTTCACTTGGCAGTAAAACGCCGTCATACCTTCTAGAGACAGCTTTGTTCTCTTAAGATAATTTAAGAGAGCTTTGTACACTTTTGAGGAATTGTTTAGAAGATTCTTAATAGACACATTTTAATACCCATTGACTTTAATGCTTCTATTAACGGAAATCTTTGTCTGTCATACGCAACACAATTTAACAACACGTTTAACTATCTCAGCTAGACCACATTTATTGCAACGATCAGATTCAAGTTTTCCAATGTTATACAGAAGCCAGAGTAAATAAATCCGAAGTCTAGTTGATACTTTGTCATcccttaatta
This window of the Ictalurus furcatus strain D&B chromosome 21, Billie_1.0, whole genome shotgun sequence genome carries:
- the cxxc1b gene encoding CXXC-type zinc finger protein 1b; protein product: MESEISDMDQVPAVDNSSVEDEKPPLYCICRKPDINCFMIGCDNCNEWFHGHCINMTEKMAKGIREWYCQQCQEMDPSLELKYRSKKSCEREMEPERVQKRSSVPDFKLDKRRGSKVKRSARMCGECEPCRRTEDCAQCDFCKDMKKFGGPNKIRQKCRLRQCVVRARKMLRVRDEEFFLHERTENRMHRDGQYSDDYNEDEMELYSRYKDQNMPWGSDEEGPVYSPAQCKKAIKVKHVKRREKKLDKKKESRRHKQKQKHKDRIRHSDRSDGRYTGDLHQCLGPSCVEVARPNSKYCSEDCGMKLATNRIYEILPQRIQQWQQSPCIAEEQGRKQLERIRREQQAARMRLAEMECRFHELEGIIAKAKQQVVQQDEEVNETESEDTDLQIFCVSCSHPINPKVAMRHMERCYAKYESQTSFGSIFPTRIEGATRLFCDVYNPQSKTYCKRLQVLCPEHSRDPKVPVDEVCGCPLVRNVFEPTGEYCRMSKRKCNRHYCWEKLRRAEVDLERVRVWYKLDELFEQERNVRTAMTNRAGLLALMLHQTIQHDPLTTDLRSNKDR